In a genomic window of Callithrix jacchus isolate 240 chromosome 22, calJac240_pri, whole genome shotgun sequence:
- the CTXN1 gene encoding cortexin-1: MSATWTLSPEPLPPSTGPPVGAGLDAEQRTVFAFVLCLLVVLVLLMVRCVRILLDPYSRMPASSWTDHKEALERGQFDYALV; the protein is encoded by the coding sequence ATGAGCGCGACGTGGACTCTGTCACCGGAGCCCCTGCCGCCGTCGACGGGGCCCCCGGTGGGCGCGGGCCTGGACGCCGAGCAGCGCACGGTGTTCGCCTTCGTGCTCTGCCTGCTCGTGGTGCTGGTGCTGCTGATGGTGCGCTGCGTGCGCATCCTGCTCGACCCCTACAGCCGCATGCCCGCCTCGTCCTGGACCGACCACAAGGAGGCACTCGAGCGCGGGCAGTTCGACTACGCGTTAGTGTGA
- the MAP2K7 gene encoding dual specificity mitogen-activated protein kinase kinase 7 isoform X1 codes for MAASSLEQKLSRLEAKLKQENREARRRIDLNLDISPQRPRPTLQLPLANDGGSRSPSSESSPQHPMPPARPRHMLGLPSTLFTPRSMESIEIDQKLQEIMKQTGYLTIGGQVPPSLRRWEGGGPARQGPSWGHQWGGRGVVAEAPGIFHLSLSSQRYQAEINDLENLGEMGSGTCGQVWKMRFRKTGHVIAVKQMRRSGNKEENKRILMDLDVVLKSHDCPYIVQCFGTFITNTDVFIAMELMGTCAEKLKKRMQGPIPERILGKMTVAIVKALFYLKEKHGVIHRDVKPSNILLDERGQIKLCDFGISGRLVDSKAKTRSAGCAAYMAPERIDPPDPTKPDYDIRADVWSLGISLVELATGQFPYKNCKTDFEVLTKVLQEEPPLLPGHMGFSGDFQSFVKDCLTKDHRKRPKYNKLLEHSFIKHYETLEVDVASWFKDVMAKTESPRTSSVLSQPHLPFFR; via the exons CCCTGCAGCTCCCGCTGGCCAACGATGGGGGCAGCCGCTCGCCATCCTCCGAGAGCTCCCCGCAGCACCCCATGCCCCCCGCCCGGCCCCGCCACATGTTGGGGCTCCCGTCAACCCTGTTCACGCCCCGCAGCATGGAGAG catTGAGATTGACCAGAAGCTGCAGGAGATCATGAAGCAGACGGGCTACCTGACCATCGGAGGCCAGGTACCACCTTCACTGAGGCggtgggagggaggaggcccAGCCAGGCAGGGCCCATCCTGGGGGCACCAGTGGGGGGGCAGGGGTGTGGTGGCAGAGGCCCCGGGGATCTTccacctctccctctcctcccagcgCTACCAGGCAGAAATCAATGACCTGGAGAACTTGGGCGAGATGGGCAGCGGCACCTGTGGCCAGGTGTGGAAGATGCGCTTCCGGAAGACGGGCCATGTCATTGCCGTCAAG CAAATGCGGCGCTCGGGGAACAAGGAGGAGAACAAGCGCATCCTCATGGACCTAGACGTGGTGCTCAAGAGCCATGACTGCCCCTACATCGTGCAGTGCTTCGGGACCTTCATCACCAAC ACAGACGTCTTCATTGCCATGGAGCTCATGGGCACCTGCGCTGAGAAGCTCAAGAAGCGGATGCAGGGCCCCATCCCCGAGCGAATCCTGGGCAAGATGACAGTGGCG ATTGTGAAGGCGCTGTTCTACCTGAAGGAGAAGCATGGTGTCATCCACCGCGACGTCAAGCCCTCCAACATCCTGCTGGATGAGCGGGGTCAGATCAAGCTCTGCGACTTCGGCATCAGCGGCCGCCTGGTGGACTCCAAAGCCAAGACTCGGAGCGCAGGCTGTGCCGCCTACATGGCC CCCGAGCGCATCGACCCCCCAGACCCCACCAAGCCTGACTATGACATCCGGGCTGACGTGTGGAGCCTAGGCATCTCATTG GTGGAGCTGGCAACAGGACAGTTTCCTTACAAGAACTGCAAGACGGACTTTGAGGTCCTCACCAAAGTCCTGCAGGAGGAGCCCCCGCTTCTGCCTGGACACATGGGTTTCTCAGGGGACTTCCAGTCCTTCGTCAAAGACTG CCTTACTAAAGATCACAGGAAGAGACCAAAGTATAATAAGCTACTT GAACACAGCTTCATCAAGCACTATGAGACGCTGGAGGTGGATGTGGCGTCCTGGTTCAAGGATGTCATGGCGAAGACTGAGTCACCGCGGACTAGCAGCGTCCTGAGCCAGCCGCACCTGCCCTTCTTCAGGTAG
- the TGFBR3L gene encoding LOW QUALITY PROTEIN: transforming growth factor-beta receptor type 3-like protein (The sequence of the model RefSeq protein was modified relative to this genomic sequence to represent the inferred CDS: inserted 2 bases in 1 codon) translates to MGESATATTFLFQRRRRGRGGRARGLKGSARSLSSGPTFXPPPAPQFPAAPGPWLRRPLFSVKLSDTEDVFPRRAGPLEVPADSRVFVQATLARPSPRWGLALHRCSVTPSSRPAPGPALALLREGCTADASVAFPSPLPPSPSSTRPVRFSFRLRPVFNASVQFLHCQLSRCRRLRRVRRAPASLTPPPPSRCLPQDEACTGGGSVESLAANGPHLHTLTQPIVVTVPRPPPRPPKIIPGRAVRPEPPAPAPAALEPAPVVALVLAAFVLGAALAAGLGLVCAHSAPPAPGAPARASPGGPHPRRPQ, encoded by the exons ATGGGTGAATCCGCTACCGCAACCACATTCCTTTTCCAAAGGCGGCGGCGGGGGCGAGGTGGTCGGGCCAGAGGCCTAAAGGGTAGCGCACGTTCTCTCTCCTCCGGGCCGACCTT ACCCCCACCAGCGCCCCAGTTCCCCGCGGCGCCTGGCCCCTGGCTGCGCAGACCCCTCTTCAGTGTGAAGCTGTCGGACACAGAGGATGTCTTCCCGCGCCGCGCGGGGCCGCTCGAGGTCCCGGCCGACAGCCGCGTGTTCGTGCAG GCGACCTTGGCCCGTCCCTCCCCGCGCTGGGGCCTGGCCCTGCACCGCTGCTCAGTGACGCCGTCCTCACGCCCGGCCCCGGGGCCGGCCCTGGCGCTGCTTCGAGAGGGCTGCACCGCCGACGCCTCGGTTGCCTTCCCGTCACCGCTACCGCCGAGCCCGAGTTCCACCCGCCCTGTGCGCTTCAGCTTCCGCCTGCGCCCAGTCTTCAACGCCTCAGTGCAGTTCCTGCACTGCCAGCTGAGCCGCTGCCGCCGCCTCCGGAGAGTCCGCCGGGCGCCTGCATCCCTGACTCCCCCGCCGCCATCGCGG TGTCTGCCTCAGGATGAGGCTTGCACCGGCGGTGGCAGCGTTGAGAGCCTGGCTGCCAATGGCCCCCACCTGCACACGCTGACGCAGCCTATCGTGGTCACCGTGCCGCGGCCGCCCCCCA GGCCGCCCAAGATCATCCCTGGCCGCGCCGTGCGCCCCGAACCTCCGGCGCCGGCCCCCGCGGCCCTGGAGCCCGCGCCGGTGGTGGCGCTTGTGTTGGCAGCCTTTGTGTTGGGCGCCGCGCTGGCCGCCGGGCTGGGCCTCGTCTGCGCGCACTCAG CGCCCCCAGCCCCCGGCGCGCCCGCGAGAGCCTCGCCCGGCGGCCCCCATCCCAGGAGGCCCCAATGA
- the SNAPC2 gene encoding snRNA-activating protein complex subunit 2 isoform X3 codes for MKPPPRRRAAPARYLGEVTGPATWSAREKRQLLRLLQARQGQPEPDAAELARELRGRSEAEIRVFLQQLKGRVAREAIQKLHPGGLLGPRRQEAQPPAPIEVLTIAATEPITLLHSRPPKPTQAHGKPLRLSVPGGQEDAAPEIPSSAPKAPSSDPETSGSAPEKPSESLAGPSTEDFTVDFEKIYKYLSSFSRSGCGPELSAAESAVVLDLLMSLPEELPLLPCTDLVEHMMETYLSLTAPQPSPAGGSLGPVAEGDRAASKAPEETRPAPEKAEHSKLKSPWQAAGICPLNPFLVPLELLGRVATPSRGP; via the exons ATGAAGCCACCTCCCAGGCGGCGAGCGGCCCCGGCGCGCTATCTGGGCGAAGTGACCGGCCCCGCGACCTGGAGCGCTCGCGAGAAGCGGCAGCTACTGCGACTCTTGCAGGCGAGGCAGGGTCAGCCGGAGCCGGACGCTGCTGAGCTGGCCCGGGAGCTGCGTGGACGGagcgaggctgag ATCCGGGTCTTCCTCCAGCAGCTCAAGGGCCGTGTAGCCCGGGAGGCCATTCAGAAGCTGCATCCGGGTGGCCTTCTGGGACCAAGGCGCCAGGAGGCACAGCCCCCAGCTCCCATAGAG GTACTCACCATCGCGGCAACGGAACCCATCACCCTCCTACACTCCAGGCCCCCCAAGCCCACGCAGGCCCATGGAAAGCCACTGCGCCTGAGCGTCCCTGGAGGGCAGGAAGATGCTGCCCCTGAGATACCTAGCTCCGCCCCCAAGGCACCTAGCTCTGACCCAGAGACTTCTGGCTCTGCCCCTGAGAAACCTTCTGAGTCCTTGGCTGGTCCTTCCACTGAAGACTTCACTGTGGACTTTGAGAAGATCTACAAGTACCTGTCCTCTTTCTCCCGCAGTGGCTGTGGGCCTGAGCTCTCAGCAGCTG AGTCCGCTGTGGTCCTTGACTTGCTCATGTCACTTCCGGAAGAGCTGCCTCTCCTGCCCTGCACAGACCTGGTTGAGCATATGATGGAGACATACCTAAGTCTGACagccccccagcccagccccgctGGAGGGAGCCTGGGGCCTGTGGCTGAGGGGGACAGGGCTGCCTCCAAGGCACCAGAGGAGACCCGCCCAGCCCCCGAGAAGGCAGAGCACAGCAAACTGAAATCGCCCTGGCAAGCAGCTGGCATCTGCCCCCTGAACCCTTTCCTGGTGCCCCTGGAGCTTCTGGGTCGGGTGGCCACCCCTTCTAG GGGGCCATAG
- the MAP2K7 gene encoding dual specificity mitogen-activated protein kinase kinase 7 isoform X3, whose amino-acid sequence MAASSLEQKLSRLEAKLKQENREARRRIDLNLDISPQRPRPTLQLPLANDGGSRSPSSESSPQHPMPPARPRHMLGLPSTLFTPRSMESIEIDQKLQEIMKQTGYLTIGGQRYQAEINDLENLGEMGSGTCGQVWKMRFRKTGHVIAVKQMRRSGNKEENKRILMDLDVVLKSHDCPYIVQCFGTFITNTDVFIAMELMGTCAEKLKKRMQGPIPERILGKMTVAIVKALFYLKEKHGVIHRDVKPSNILLDERGQIKLCDFGISGRLVDSKAKTRSAGCAAYMAPERIDPPDPTKPDYDIRADVWSLGISLVELATGQFPYKNCKTDFEVLTKVLQEEPPLLPGHMGFSGDFQSFVKDCLTKDHRKRPKYNKLLEHSFIKHYETLEVDVASWFKDVMAKTESPRTSSVLSQPHLPFFR is encoded by the exons CCCTGCAGCTCCCGCTGGCCAACGATGGGGGCAGCCGCTCGCCATCCTCCGAGAGCTCCCCGCAGCACCCCATGCCCCCCGCCCGGCCCCGCCACATGTTGGGGCTCCCGTCAACCCTGTTCACGCCCCGCAGCATGGAGAG catTGAGATTGACCAGAAGCTGCAGGAGATCATGAAGCAGACGGGCTACCTGACCATCGGAGGCCAG cgCTACCAGGCAGAAATCAATGACCTGGAGAACTTGGGCGAGATGGGCAGCGGCACCTGTGGCCAGGTGTGGAAGATGCGCTTCCGGAAGACGGGCCATGTCATTGCCGTCAAG CAAATGCGGCGCTCGGGGAACAAGGAGGAGAACAAGCGCATCCTCATGGACCTAGACGTGGTGCTCAAGAGCCATGACTGCCCCTACATCGTGCAGTGCTTCGGGACCTTCATCACCAAC ACAGACGTCTTCATTGCCATGGAGCTCATGGGCACCTGCGCTGAGAAGCTCAAGAAGCGGATGCAGGGCCCCATCCCCGAGCGAATCCTGGGCAAGATGACAGTGGCG ATTGTGAAGGCGCTGTTCTACCTGAAGGAGAAGCATGGTGTCATCCACCGCGACGTCAAGCCCTCCAACATCCTGCTGGATGAGCGGGGTCAGATCAAGCTCTGCGACTTCGGCATCAGCGGCCGCCTGGTGGACTCCAAAGCCAAGACTCGGAGCGCAGGCTGTGCCGCCTACATGGCC CCCGAGCGCATCGACCCCCCAGACCCCACCAAGCCTGACTATGACATCCGGGCTGACGTGTGGAGCCTAGGCATCTCATTG GTGGAGCTGGCAACAGGACAGTTTCCTTACAAGAACTGCAAGACGGACTTTGAGGTCCTCACCAAAGTCCTGCAGGAGGAGCCCCCGCTTCTGCCTGGACACATGGGTTTCTCAGGGGACTTCCAGTCCTTCGTCAAAGACTG CCTTACTAAAGATCACAGGAAGAGACCAAAGTATAATAAGCTACTT GAACACAGCTTCATCAAGCACTATGAGACGCTGGAGGTGGATGTGGCGTCCTGGTTCAAGGATGTCATGGCGAAGACTGAGTCACCGCGGACTAGCAGCGTCCTGAGCCAGCCGCACCTGCCCTTCTTCAGGTAG
- the SNAPC2 gene encoding snRNA-activating protein complex subunit 2 isoform X1, with translation MKPPPRRRAAPARYLGEVTGPATWSAREKRQLLRLLQARQGQPEPDAAELARELRGRSEAEIRVFLQQLKGRVAREAIQKLHPGGLLGPRRQEAQPPAPIEVWLDLAEKITGPLEEALAVAFSQVLTIAATEPITLLHSRPPKPTQAHGKPLRLSVPGGQEDAAPEIPSSAPKAPSSDPETSGSAPEKPSESLAGPSTEDFTVDFEKIYKYLSSFSRSGCGPELSAAESAVVLDLLMSLPEELPLLPCTDLVEHMMETYLSLTAPQPSPAGGSLGPVAEGDRAASKAPEETRPAPEKAEHSKLKSPWQAAGICPLNPFLVPLELLGRVATPSRGP, from the exons ATGAAGCCACCTCCCAGGCGGCGAGCGGCCCCGGCGCGCTATCTGGGCGAAGTGACCGGCCCCGCGACCTGGAGCGCTCGCGAGAAGCGGCAGCTACTGCGACTCTTGCAGGCGAGGCAGGGTCAGCCGGAGCCGGACGCTGCTGAGCTGGCCCGGGAGCTGCGTGGACGGagcgaggctgag ATCCGGGTCTTCCTCCAGCAGCTCAAGGGCCGTGTAGCCCGGGAGGCCATTCAGAAGCTGCATCCGGGTGGCCTTCTGGGACCAAGGCGCCAGGAGGCACAGCCCCCAGCTCCCATAGAG GTCTGGTTGGATCTGGCTGAGAAGATAACAGGGCCACTTGAGGAAGCCCTGGCAGTGGCTTTCTCACAG GTACTCACCATCGCGGCAACGGAACCCATCACCCTCCTACACTCCAGGCCCCCCAAGCCCACGCAGGCCCATGGAAAGCCACTGCGCCTGAGCGTCCCTGGAGGGCAGGAAGATGCTGCCCCTGAGATACCTAGCTCCGCCCCCAAGGCACCTAGCTCTGACCCAGAGACTTCTGGCTCTGCCCCTGAGAAACCTTCTGAGTCCTTGGCTGGTCCTTCCACTGAAGACTTCACTGTGGACTTTGAGAAGATCTACAAGTACCTGTCCTCTTTCTCCCGCAGTGGCTGTGGGCCTGAGCTCTCAGCAGCTG AGTCCGCTGTGGTCCTTGACTTGCTCATGTCACTTCCGGAAGAGCTGCCTCTCCTGCCCTGCACAGACCTGGTTGAGCATATGATGGAGACATACCTAAGTCTGACagccccccagcccagccccgctGGAGGGAGCCTGGGGCCTGTGGCTGAGGGGGACAGGGCTGCCTCCAAGGCACCAGAGGAGACCCGCCCAGCCCCCGAGAAGGCAGAGCACAGCAAACTGAAATCGCCCTGGCAAGCAGCTGGCATCTGCCCCCTGAACCCTTTCCTGGTGCCCCTGGAGCTTCTGGGTCGGGTGGCCACCCCTTCTAG GGGGCCATAG
- the SNAPC2 gene encoding snRNA-activating protein complex subunit 2 isoform X2 codes for MKPPPRRRAAPARYLGEVTGPATWSAREKRQLLRLLQARQGQPEPDAAELARELRGRSEAEIRVFLQQLKGRVAREAIQKLHPGGLLGPRRQEAQPPAPIEVWLDLAEKITGPLEEALAVAFSQVLTIAATEPITLLHSRPPKPTQAHGKPLRLSVPGGQEDAAPEIPSSAPKAPSSDPETSGSAPEKPSESLAGPSTEDFTVDFEKIYKYLSSFSRSGCGPELSAAESAVVLDLLMSLPEELPLLPCTDLVEHMMETYLSLTAPQPSPAGGSLGPVAEGDRAASKAPEETRPAPEKAEHSKLKSPWQAAGICPLNPFLVPLELLGRVATPSR; via the exons ATGAAGCCACCTCCCAGGCGGCGAGCGGCCCCGGCGCGCTATCTGGGCGAAGTGACCGGCCCCGCGACCTGGAGCGCTCGCGAGAAGCGGCAGCTACTGCGACTCTTGCAGGCGAGGCAGGGTCAGCCGGAGCCGGACGCTGCTGAGCTGGCCCGGGAGCTGCGTGGACGGagcgaggctgag ATCCGGGTCTTCCTCCAGCAGCTCAAGGGCCGTGTAGCCCGGGAGGCCATTCAGAAGCTGCATCCGGGTGGCCTTCTGGGACCAAGGCGCCAGGAGGCACAGCCCCCAGCTCCCATAGAG GTCTGGTTGGATCTGGCTGAGAAGATAACAGGGCCACTTGAGGAAGCCCTGGCAGTGGCTTTCTCACAG GTACTCACCATCGCGGCAACGGAACCCATCACCCTCCTACACTCCAGGCCCCCCAAGCCCACGCAGGCCCATGGAAAGCCACTGCGCCTGAGCGTCCCTGGAGGGCAGGAAGATGCTGCCCCTGAGATACCTAGCTCCGCCCCCAAGGCACCTAGCTCTGACCCAGAGACTTCTGGCTCTGCCCCTGAGAAACCTTCTGAGTCCTTGGCTGGTCCTTCCACTGAAGACTTCACTGTGGACTTTGAGAAGATCTACAAGTACCTGTCCTCTTTCTCCCGCAGTGGCTGTGGGCCTGAGCTCTCAGCAGCTG AGTCCGCTGTGGTCCTTGACTTGCTCATGTCACTTCCGGAAGAGCTGCCTCTCCTGCCCTGCACAGACCTGGTTGAGCATATGATGGAGACATACCTAAGTCTGACagccccccagcccagccccgctGGAGGGAGCCTGGGGCCTGTGGCTGAGGGGGACAGGGCTGCCTCCAAGGCACCAGAGGAGACCCGCCCAGCCCCCGAGAAGGCAGAGCACAGCAAACTGAAATCGCCCTGGCAAGCAGCTGGCATCTGCCCCCTGAACCCTTTCCTGGTGCCCCTGGAGCTTCTGGGTCGGGTGGCCACCCCTTCTAGGTGA